A genomic stretch from Lepisosteus oculatus isolate fLepOcu1 chromosome 7, fLepOcu1.hap2, whole genome shotgun sequence includes:
- the avpr2b gene encoding arg8-vasotocin receptor: MKNLSSSNSLHNSDILSDNIFQHGFTTTANNSGISSRPERDQQLAWIEIAVLGIIFFTASIGNSVLVMVLWRKRKRMSRMYVFMMHLSIADLVVAGFQVLPQLIWDITDIFLGPDFLCRVVKYLQLVGMFASTYMTVAMTVDRFQAVCYPMVTFQKKRAFWNAAICSSWCIAFIFSLPQVFIFSKTEISPGVNECWAQFITPWGLEAYVTWVFTVIFFIPTIILIICQVQICRILQMNIHAKTHGDILRHNQMQVIPSRASNFNCFSKAMIKTVKMTIITVVVYILCWAPFFVVQLWSVWFPSAITEGSVFTIIMLLGNLNSCANPWIYMYFCGHIPCCKKHQGSSSIREDSVITASIHIGDKGPTDHSTSL, translated from the exons atgaaaaatttgtCATCTTCTAATTCTCTTCATAACAGCGACATTTTAAGCGATaacatttttcagcatggatttaCAACGACAGCTAATAACTCTGGAATATCTAGCAGACCCGAGCGAGATCAACAATTAGCCTGGATTGAAATTGCGGTTCTtggaattattttctttaccGCCTCAATCGGCAATTCGGTTCTTGTTATGGTGCTctggaggaaaagaaaaaggatGTCTAGGATGTACGTTTTCATGATGCACCTCAGTATTGCTGATTTGGTAGTGGCAGGCTTTCAGGTTCTTCCTCAGCTTATCTGGGACATAACGGACATCTTTCTGGGACCCGATTTTCTGTGCAGAGTCGTCAAATACTTGCAACTCGTCGGGATGTTTGCTTCGACATACATGACTGTTGCAATGACTGTTGACAGGTTTCAAGCAGTTTGTTACCCAATGGTGACTTTCCAGAAGAAAAGGGCTTTCTGGAATGCAGCTATTTGTTCTAGCTGGTGTATAGCTTTTATTTTTAGCCTGCCACAAGTGTTCATATTCTCTAAAACGGAAATCTCTCCTGGAGTCAATGAATGCTGGGCTCAATTCATAACTCCCTGGGGTTTAGAGGCTTACGTTACATGGGTATTCACAGTTATATTCTTTATTCCCACTATTATACTCATTATTTGTCAAGTTCAGATATGCCGAATACTTCAAATGAACATACACGCCAAAACGCACGGGGATATACTCAGACATAACCAGATGCAGGTGATTCCTTCCAGAGCTAGCAATTTCAACTGTTTCTCCAAAGCAATGATCAAAACGGTAAAGATGACGATTATAACTGTAGTGGTGTATATTCTCTGTTGGGCTCCTTTCTTCGTTGTGCAACTGTGGTCTGTTTGGTTTCCAAGCGCAATAACAGAAG GTTCTGTGTTTACAATCATCATGCTCCTGGGAAATCTTAACAGCTGTGCGAATCCTTGGATTTACATGTATTTCTGTGGCCACATACCATGTTGCAAAAAGCACCAAGGCAGCAGCTCAATCCGGGAAGATTCTGTGATAACTGCCAGCATCCACATCGGAGACAAAGGCCCTACAGACCATTCCACATCGCTGTAG